In Bombus huntii isolate Logan2020A chromosome 11, iyBomHunt1.1, whole genome shotgun sequence, the sequence agaaaaatatatgaactgttatccattatattattaataagcTCTAACGTTCAATAACAACATATTTAACATTTGTTATACGTTTAAGATACGTTATTCACTCTGCATACGAATCtcttcttaaatatatattaaatgtatatttgcactaaatatcttatgacttctatataaattttcaaattcatttcAAATATCAATATTGCCACGACAATCGTATCTCATTGCGatactaatgaaatttcaacatGTTTTACGTAACGTGTACAATACATACGCAGAGATCTATTTCAATGTAAATTGTGATATTATTTATGACTTGATTTATCTGAACAATTCAATAAGTTATGGTTGTTTTTTAAAGTATAAGTAATGTGATATCACTAGTAGCAGTAAAAGGTATAGAATTATTAATCATGACAGGGAGGTGAACTGTTCACGTGCGTATTATCGGACGTCCATTAATTTAATGCGAAATTTCAATCTGGAATCTGATCCGTGGTAGCTTAAATGTTTACGTAAGGGTATTTTCTCAAGAAGAAGATAGACGGGGGATCTATAGACAAAATATCTTTCGTTTAATCGTACCTTAAtgaagaaaataacaagatCAAGATCCGTATAGATCTTTTTAACCTTTTTGTTACCATTGTTTAAGGAAAAAATCTACAGTCCAAATTCCAAATTTTCAACATGTTgcgtaatatgatatatatttttacgtatataataatagaaaatggTAACCAGACAATCTATGCTGCACTTAGAATGCGTCACATACATATGCGTAACGCCTGGGGCTGTGGAAAGCAATAGAGCGTCACATATGTGAGAGGCGTGGCAGCGAAagtgttaattaatatttaactattctttattcttttatacAGACTTGTCTGTACACCCAACCACCCTTTTCCAAGTTACCTTTTTTAAGCTATTTTTAGTGGAAATATCTAAAGCTATatcttaaattaattatacttgCTAATGATTCGACATGGTTTTTTCAGAGGAAAAACACAGCGACAAGAACGCACATTAATATCGAGCTAATACTTTGATCAACAGCCTACTTGTACATCGTCATAAAAGGTATTTTAAGGGTACAACTTAACAGGGGTGAATGAATGATTAAAGACCACTTTGGTTTATGACGGTCGCAATGGCAGCAGATATAGAGTACTTAGTCGCATTCTTCGTGTAAATATTACATAGCTTAAATGAAGTAGAAGTATAGTGGTCGATCCTAGACACTCAACAAATTTCACTTTCATTCATTAAATGTCAGTCTTATATACTAGCGTGTACTATTAACGTCATCAGTTTTCTCTTTACAATGGACAAAGCCACGGTAGTAGACGAGTATATGAAAGTAGTGAAGATATGCACTATGATTATCGGAATTTGGCCTGACCAGAGTAAGTTTTCGAAGCTCGTCATGCGAACGATTATATACATCATTAGTGTACTATCGTTTGTTACGCAGGTACGTAAAACAATTTATAACCAACAATCTATACTAACCGTCTTGGTTTATCAGTATTTTGTCTGCTACACTAATTAATATAACATCCGTATTGTATTGTACAgtaatcattttttattgttttgtGATTGTTTATTCCCTGTGATTGACCTGTATGGATCGTTCGGAATCGGTTGGCGTTTGCATGTGCTGTACCGACTAATAAAATTAGCTCAAAGGACCACTCCGTGTTGGAGATTAAAACTATGTATTTCAACAAACAAATAGATTATGTTGTTGACTAATGGTACATAACGATAAAGGCTAACTAATCAAAGACGAATGACTAAGAGTGTCAGACGAGTGATGATCGAAAGAAGACAGACAACTAATGATCGATGAGAGACCTTCAAATGTCACCTACAAAAATACTAATTACATCAATTGATGTCTCCCTCGGAGCCATTCAacttttatttgaaacatttctcGATATAATTAACAGTTTCGAAGATATTTTAGATCTCCCACTCTTAGGTGACTCAGCCTGCATACGAAAATATGTAGGGAAGCATCTGATCGCGTGCATTGGACATTGAAAATTAGCCTGTCGCGCATTTGTGGCAGATAGAAGTCCGGTATAGCTTTTTATCCGTAAAGTAGGAATTATATTGTGATTTGTATATCTATTATGCCCTTGTAATCGATGACGTAGGTAACTGCGTGTAACAAGTCAATTTGTTAGTCGAGATATTTTGCTGTTAGTAATCGAACTTAGTAATGAGATAtgattaaatttcttatacTCCGTGATGCAGGTATAAGGCCATAAGAGGGGAGTTTCTATATTTAACCATATACATACACAAGGGTAGGTTGTGTTCCGACAGACTAGATGTCTTCTGTTTATCTATCTCTATACTGTCTTCTTTTATCTCcaataatttttacaatttgtcctaAGGAACATTTGACTAAGACAATTTTGCCATAACAATCAATAGCATTGGCTCGCGTCTTGAGTAATTGATTCTAGAAGATCTAATAGAGGCTTAATAATAATTGGCATCTATGTAGATTAGAGGAGGCTtcaattgaataatttttgttgtAGCTTTTTTAAGAGGTTCGTTTGTAATTTCTGGAAGTAAACTGAAAGAATTTTGGTAACCATTTACCTTCATCTGTTATTGCATTTGAAGCGTTTGTAATTCCTTTTATAAATAGTGAAATTTTACGTTTCGtgcttaatgttgattaagAACCATTAGCTGATGGTTTATCAATTTCCATTAGGTTCGCTGAATTTTAACTATCGTTGCCCTCTTGCTGTTTACATACTTGCATTTGTTTGCACTTCAAGTAATTCTAAGTTGAAAGTTCTCAGTTTATGACATTTTGGCAATACACTTGCCAAGTGACAAGCCTACTCAACCTGGCTTATATTAGCCACTGACTCTAATAACACACGCACTCACAACACACCGCTATTGGAATCTCCTCGTGTAGCATATCTTAGCAATACGATTGTCAAAGCGCGACTACTATACTATCAGTAGAAACACAATGTTTTCTTGTACTCGATAGAGTAAAGTATACTGCAATCGCCGCTTCACCTATGCAGACGATCAACCTTTAGTCGCACCCTCCAGGTTCGCCCGTAGCGTGATATGCCCATGAGCGGGGCAAAGAATCTGATCATTGGTGGATAGTAACTATTAGGGTGGTTCTACCAGCTCAACATGGGTATTACGAAGTATAGAGAACCATTAGAGTACCCTGAGACTATCAAtatatattatcaatatttcaaaattctcaacTAAAAGCAtctgtggcggcactcgacagcacaaataccatcactcgacactaactaataTCGGGCAACGGCAGCGCattggttagcgccttaggttacgaacgttcgggacccGGGTTCTCAAATTCCGGCGAGcggagtccgatttttcttccacgcatcTAAATCAGAAGAAAAAGCAGCAGTACCtcagcagcgacatctacagccagcgCTACAATTATCACGGACAACATTTACACCTCacatcaaaattatatttacaaactACATTTTCGTTGAGAATCTTGAGATATAACTATATTGTTGATTGTTTGAGGGCAACATTACGTTAGGTGCTGAGCATTTGAATTCGCTCTTCATCTAAAAACTCTTTGGAATATAACTTTACTGGAAACGAACAATGACCGACCTTTAATCAACGAATTTTTACCAAGTGCCGGCGAAAATTTATGGAATAGCGAAGTAAAAATATGCGACACTTCGCTATATCGCAAAGTCATAgcttttttaactttttaatggCATTATATATTGATTCGAAATTCTTTATATGTTAAATTAATCGAATGTTGATTGTAGATCGCAAACGTCGTGCATTTCTTTAACATGAGCGTCCTACTAAACCAGATTTGTTTTCTCACTGCGTTAAGCGGGGTATTGTTGAAAGAAGGACTGTACATTATCAAAGCTGCCGAGGTAAAGAAATTTCTTGcttcattttccattttccattatatttttatcacatTCTGTATAAAAATCACGTGGAAAAATTTGATAAGTCCACTTTTATTGAGATACTGACTCTTACGTCATTGAAAAGCTACAAAGAACTATTCTggtatgaaatatttgtaaaaatgtaGGAACTCGATAGATTCGTAAATTAAAAGCTTTTTGAAAATGATGGTGATGAATTCAAAATATTCTGTAAGAAGCGAATAACACAATTTGGACACAATTAATAAGTCTGCATATCGTTAATGTGTGCTAGCAAAAATATTCCTGTACCAGAAAAGATGAGAAATACGATTTATTGTGTTTTCATATCGTACATATCTTTCGGTTACATGAGACTGATCAAATTGCAGTACAAGATGTTACTTACCGCTATTTGGAAGGATTGGTCAACCGATAGTCACAGTAACGAATTTCACATTATGGCCGAGTACGCCAAAAAGGGAGCACTCCTTTCTTGGTTAGACTGTGGTAGGATGAGTTATACTGAAATGATgtgttttcattttataattcaCTTCACGTGTCGCTGTAATTAATTTACAGGAATTGGTGTTGTCTGTATCTTAGTTTTCTTACAGTTATTGTTAACGCCATTAGTTTTGGACATAATTTCACCAATGAACGAAACGCGGGatttaatatacatttatccagcttattattatatcgaTGACCGGAAGTATCGTgcaattataaatttacatatggcgtatacatatattttaggAATTATTGTGTATGTTGGTTGCGATACAAGTTACATGTGCATTGTGCAACACGCCTGTGGACAATTAGCAGTGGCTgggtaaaaaaagaaatattacttGGACCAAATAATTTTAGCTGGAAACTGCAAGAAACACAAACTTTTTGCAGACATCGTTTCAAGAATGCGATTTTTGATTTGTCTATTGTCAATAAAACGAGTGCCATACAGGATGAGATTCATGAAAGAGTACTTCGTTCGATTCGACAACACCAACATGCTATAGAGTCAGTACTGAAACTGGCAAAACATTAATTTTCCAGTATTTTTAAACTTATTTTTaaacttcaaatatattttcaataatcttattttttaacaaaataagGTGCATCACCGTTTAAAGATAATTTTGTTAGGCgtaaaaagttttttttttacaaaaatgtgTAACTCAAACACCATATACTTCTTCTAAATTGTTAATAAGCAGTGGCAGTGATttcttttcattaattgaattttactGTGCTGTAGCGAAACAATTAGCTAAtgtattctttaaaattctcaAACAATGTCAAGAATATCCTAAATACTTTTAAAGTAATTTAATGCATGTACTTGCGTGCATTATGTACAAGGTGACCGGACTTATTCTACTAATGCACATTACTTGTACATTGTGTGTTGTATACGAAAATTGTTCAGATAAGAAGTAAACATTTTTTAGGAAGGTTACAACCTGGTGTAAGAATATTTTGTAGATGAACACGTAGACTTCATATAAAGATAACAACCGTTTTGCTAATTAGGATTGTATATTCTTTAATGCATTAAACGGTGCAGCCTATTATTTTCTAGACAATTGTATTAACATACTTATACCGAGAAAGCATAGggatttgcaaatattttaacttcaatttatcaaatttaacGTATAAAAGACAATGAAAGACGCGATTAGATATTTTTGCGTTTACGTTATCTTTGTCCTTCATACGCTAAATGCGACAAATTAAAGCTAAAATATCTCCTAGACTAATGTGACTTTTCAATATAAATAACTTCATACAATTTTGTAGAGAATGACGAGCTGCATCGATTagtacattaaaaaatatgcaattCCACTTAAAAAAATTGATGTCACCTTCATATGACACGTCTACAAAAAAATTCTTACTCACCTCATTTGTCACCCCCTCAAAAAAATTCACTACATATCTGAACTACTTTTTCATACAATTCATAGTGTACtagtaatttgaatttatagaataaaatctGTCACCCTGTATGTGCATTACTGAATCTTTTATCGACTATGACCTCTTAATTCTGTTTTAATGGTTCCAAAACAGTTACCTGAAAACTATTCAAAGCATTCATTCTACTTATCTTTGCATTTGCATCGGTTTGGTAATGGCAACTTTCAGCGTCACGTTAGTAAAGGTGAGCTCTTCGACGTGCAAATTCACACAGTTTGACAGTAATTGTAATTACCGTGCTTCAAAACAGGTTGCAGCACAATCAGAAATTTCTGCGGAGTCTATCAAGGACGTTGTATTTCTCTCATCTCAATTGACACACATATTTCTATTAACGGTACAAGGACAATTCGTACAGAATGCGAACGATGAAGTTACCGAATCGATGTAAGTAACTTATAAATACTGAGAAATATACTTTGCTCAAAGTACTTTGGTTTTTGTTCggaaatcaaattttattacaataacATACATAACATAACAGGTGGATCCATTAAACCTGTAAGGTTCCTTTATTTCTGTTGTGTGATTGATGCTAAAAGTATGAACTGATGTAAATCATTTATTATCATCATCTTATATGAAACcttttttactaaattaaCACTGTTTACAGATATGACGCGTTATGgtataatactaataataaaacgaaacTATTGTTTGTATTAGCACTAAGAAATTGCTTAAATCCTCCCACTTTATCAGCTGCTGGATTAATTATCTTGGATTTGAAGAGCTTCTCAGAGgtaagtaattttttatttaaccaCAAATTAATGtggaaatatttcaagaatattttttttaaataaatgtacaCTACAGTATGTTTTTCAGATTATAAAAACATCTGTTTCATACTTTACCGTATTGAAATCTACGTAAACCGTAAAATACTCCCGACAGAGGCAATGGAAAACAATACTCCAGAACAAAGATTAGTggataaaatatgaaaataattacagttattcttatttctaaACTGCTAACTATTTTTTGGTTTTACCCCCACTTAGTGATGCTTGgtgagaaaataatttatgccAAATTTCAGAGTGATTAGACAACAGGAATCTATACCACATATAAGTTGAAGTTTTCAAGTTTTAATGTTTTCGCATTAGTTATGAGCATAATCGTGTTTCGTTGTTTTGGAAATATTAAggaatgttttaaaataaaagcaCAATGTCTAAGATCTATACTAGCAATGCGTATATATTACTTCTAAAGATACATATGAAAATGTTCGGTTTGAGTCACCTTCTTGATTTCCAAAAGCCAGCAATTCATTTAGCGAATCTTACAGACTTTTACATATGAATTCCCTTCTGTcacaaatattgtaataaaggTAGCCATTATTTGTATCTTGCTAGTAACTGCAAGCGTCTGTTTCATTTTTAGTTGAGATTTCGACGTGTTCATATGGCTGAACTGCATTCAAAGAGGGATTGAACATACAAAGATGGAAATAAGAAACTTTGATGTAATACACCTGTTGGAACATGATGATACTCAAATtatttaatcaaatatttttactaatGATACATTTAGCGTGTGCTGTTTTACAGTGTATGGAAAGTAGAACAGTTGTGATAGCATAacggaattttaaaatattttacataacgTACAATGTATGCAAAAGTATTTACCTCATATATTAGTATAAATTCTAACATTACGTCTGATTTGAGCTACTTATACAATTCACGTCAATTATggatttttcaacaaattcAAGTAATGTGATGTTAGTAAtagcaaaaaatatataactgTTTGTCATGGGAAGAAGTTGAACTATAAACACATATCGGCCAACGCTTATTATTACCGtcacaaaaaattaatttgcgACCAGAATTGGCGAAACAAATCAGCTTAAACGTGCACGAAACACACGACACTTTCTTACACAGAGACAAACTATATTTTGCTTATTCATAGTTTGAAGAGAATTATAACCAGATAAAAGTTTGTACAGATCTGTTCGATCTTCAACAATCATTTATCTTTCTACTTCGCTTAGCCGTTTCGGATAGGAACTGTCTGTTTCACCCAACTATTCTATACCAAGCCCTctaatatcaaatttattcaAGGCATCCAAAGTAGTTATGTCTTAAATTATTCGTTACTAGCAATTTGTCAATCGATCGATTCTTTCGAGAGGATATTTGATGTTTCAAGATGGTTCTCCGCGTGCAAGTAGTCACAGTGTAAAGAACACACGATAACAATGAGCTAATACTTCGATCGAGTTACTTATACATCTTTATCAAAGGTACTTTAAGGGTATAAATTAACAAGGgcgaataaattattaaattaccaCTTTGGTTTACGACGATCGAAATGACAGCAGGTACGCATTACTTAGTTGCACTCTTCGTGTAAATATTACATGgtagaaataaagtaaaagcATAATGGCCAATCCCAGACACTCAACAAACTTCACTGTCACTCATCAAGTGTCAGTCGCATATACTGCCCTGCACTCTTAATATCAGTTTTCTCTTTACTATGGACAAAGCCACAGTAGTAAACGAGTACATGAAAGTAGTGAAGATATGTACTACGATGGGCGGAATTTGGCCTGATCAGAGTAAATTTTCGAAACTCGTTATGCGAACGATTGTATACATCATCATTGTGCTATCGCTTGTTACGCAGGTACAAGAACATTAATGTAATGGCAACCTGGTAATCATATTACAACCGTGTAAGTGATGATTCCACGTGAAGAAATTcgcatataaaataaaattgtttcatttAACGCTTCGTTGCTGAAAAAGccgagtttgaaaatttgtgaAGCATACTTCAACTTGACTAATTACATACTAGATATAGGTAAATAATCAACAGGAGATTGTCATACATGTGAAAATAAGTTGAAAATGTGAAAGAACACTTTTTCATTTAAGGTATCATTTTGACAATGAAGTTTAAATATGTGTAAATACAAAATGGTTTGGGACACGTGTATCACACATATTCTAAATTATCGTTTTAGGAAATGAAacaatttatgaaaaaattttattgtatattttttatttattttcaaatacgAACTTAATCACATTCAATTATTTGCTCTTGTTCAGTCAAGATAAAGTATACTTGCCAAATCTTTAacatcgattttctcgaaaacgaaggtTCAGGGGAAGTAATGTTATATCAGATTTTTGTTCTCATATTTCACATAGAATCGCCGTCTGGCCGGTTGTACTATGTTTACTGTCTCAGCCTATATATTTGAAATCACACACGACCATTGTGATCTTTGTCGAATATTTCACAAAACTTCAAATCTGTTTAATGCTTGATGTAATTATGCCATTATGTACTATTATGAGAATTcctttttcattaaattactCGATCGTTGGTTGTAGATGGCAAACGTTGTGTGTTTCTACAGTCTACAGGCCGTAGTAGAGCAGGTCTGTTTTTTTAATGCGATGGCTGGGGCACTGCTAAAGCAAGGGAATTATATTGTGAACGCGGCGCAGGTAACGGAATTTCTCATATAACTttccattttctatttttgtgttatacattatataaaaatgacaATGGAAGATATGATAAGTCGATATCTTTGATCATCTGATTCTCATGTTATTGgatgttataaaaaaataatctagcatgaaatatttacaaatggGAATAAACCTCAtagatttaaaattatatgcCTTTCGAAAGTAATGGAAATAGATCCACAATGTTTCATaagaaacgaataatattTGTGCGGCTTTTATGATAGCGTTTATGCCCAGTGTTGACTGCGATCGGTGTTTCAGCTACTTGGGGTATTTACACGTGATTTGCCGACTAACAAAATTGACTCGAGAAGCAGATAGTTTGACGTAATTAAAATAAGTCTGTATAACAAATATTACTAATGTATCTTTTAAATGGTCAGGACTATAACAAAAGACGTATTTAAAATTGAGAATCATTTGGAATTGTACTTTGAACCGCAAAGTTACATCCAtttcaattttgttttaatatttttccgtATTAGTTTTCCGTAGTAGTTTCTCTAGATCACTGCAAAAAGTAACATTTCTATACATGTCTAACTTATAGTCGCACTCGCATGACGTAATTAATTTAGAAGTAAAAAATATCTAGAATGCAAATATGTTAGCAATAATGAATTTACTTAACATCCCTCTCTCTTGATAATAGTTTTAAGAATCAAAATAGCAGAATTAGAAAAAATGACAAATACGACTTATTGAATTCTtcatgtatttatatatatcttttggTTGCACGATACTAATCAAATTGTAGTACAAGATGCTGCTTACCGCTATTTGGGAGGATTGGTCAACCATTAGACTGACTgatgaatttgaaattatgGTCGAGTACGCCAAAAGGGGAGCCTTTTTTTCTCGGTTGTACTGCGGTAGGATAAATCATATTGAAAACTCGTACTTCCCTTCCGTGATTCATTTTATACACCGTTGCAATCGATTTACAGGACTTGGCGTTTTCTGTACCATAAGTTTTATTCAACTATCTCTATCGCCATATATTCTAGACATTATTTCACCGAACAACGAAACGCGAGatttaatatacatttatccagcttattattatatcgaTGATCGGAAGTACCGTATGTTTATAAGTTTTCATATGACATATACGATTGTATCAACATTTTTTGTGTATGTCGGCTGTGATGcgagttatatatatatggtgCAACACGCCTGTGGGCAGTTAGCGGTAGCTGggtaataaaatgaaatatcagtTGGATTAAATAATCTTCGTTTAACTTGAAACTGCAACAggtattaaattttttcacAGACATCGTTTCAAGAATGCGCTTTCAGATTTGTCTGTCGACACTGAAAAGGGTGGAATGCAGGATAAGAGTTATGAGAGAGTGCTTCATTCGATTCGAGAACACCAATATGCTACAAAGTCAGTactgaaattagaaaaacatTGGTTGCCACCATTCTTTTGTTAGCTTATTTCATGTATTTAGCTTACTTTTCTCCAAAGACATTAAAAACAACTATGTTTTTGAAAAAAGGGAGTGCCCTACTGCTTGATGTCAATGTTGATaggaataaataattttgtttgtttcacaaaaatatataattcaaaCGGCATATGTATCACTTTAATTGCTGATGACttcttttcattaattgaacaTGTACTGTGCTATAGCATAATAATTAGCTAATAAGTGTtcttgaaatttctcaaaCAATATCAAGAAtagtttatataattttgtgaGATTTAAATGCGTTTATTTCCGTGtatcatatatgtatgtatactaTTGAACTTTTTATGGACAACGGCCTGTTGGTCCTGTTTTGATACCATCAAAGCAGTTACCTGAAGAGTATTCAAACCAGTCATTCCGTCTATCTTTGCATTTGCATCGGTATGTCAATGGCATCTTTCACAGTCTCATTGGTGAAGGTAAGCTTTTCGTCTAATCACGTACTGTTTCGCAACAGTCGAAATTACCGTGCTTCAAAACAGGTTGCATCACAGTCGGAAATTTCTGGAGAGCTCATCAAGGACAGTGTTTTTCTTTTGTCCCAATTGATACATATACTTCTTTTAACTGTGCAAGGACAATTCGTACTGAACTCGAACGATGAAATTATCGAATCGATGTAAGTGATGcataaatattgtttaatatacGTAGCGCTAAgtactttcatttttatattcatttctaaattaaaagaaTGGTAATAAGATTGTCTTggaatgaatttttattatagtatCGAACAAATGAGATGTCCATCTGTCAAACTTATAAGGTTTCTTCATTTGTCTTTGTGTTATTAATGCTATATTATAAGAACTGAATTAAGTTGTTCATTATCATTAACGGATGccccatttttttttaataaattcaaattcacAGATACGACGCATCGTGGTATAATGCTAATAGAAAAACGCAATTGTTGTTCGTGTTATCCATCAGAAGCTGTTTGAGTCCTCCAATACTAACAGCTGGGGGACTTTTAGACctgaatttgaaaaattttgcAGAGGCAAGTATCTACTCCTCCTTGAATTCACAATTATTGTTCAAGTTTTAAGAATaccttttttaaataaatccaCGTAATATCATGCCTTCCAGATTATAAAAGCATCTGTTTCATACTTTACCGTGTTGAAATCTACGTAAACTGTAATCTACCTCTGACTGAAGCGACGAAAAACAATTCCGGAACGAACGAAtatcaatatataataaaatatgtactgACATGGAATAGTGCTTGCTTCTCAACCACTAATTTATTTTTGGTTTCATTCTCCTAGGTTATGGCAATGAATTTGATGAAGAAGTGGTACGTGCAGAATTTCTAAATGATTAGACAACGAGAACCCGTGCCGCATTTGagtttaaattttcaaattatgtaTAATTTCACATCTATTACGAGCATAATAATATTTCGATATCTTGGAAATATTGgtgaaaaattttaaatcaatgTGCAATTTTCtagatttatattaataacacGTACGTTTTTCTTccaaaaatatacatatgcaaAATTGTTTAGTTTTGCTTAACATTATGCTTGGGATATAACGCAGCGTCTGAGTTAGCTACCTGATCTGTAAAAGCAAGATCGCATGTGCTGTTTCACAGTGCATGAAAAGTAGAACTGTACCTATGATTATGTGATAAAGAAAACGTGTTGTTTTAGGATAAAATATACATTCtctaaaaaaatatacaatatcgttTCTTGTACAAAATTATCAATGCCGTATGAAAATTGGCTATTGTAATAGCATAACAGAATTCTGAAATCTTCTACATAACGTACAATGTATGCAAAGGTATTTCCCGTATATATTagtaaaaattataacattacgtCTGATTTGACATACTTATACAATTCACGTCAATTATGGATATTTCAACAAGACCATTAATGTGATATTggtaatagtaaaaaatatacaactGTTTATCATGAGCAGAAGTTGA encodes:
- the LOC126871393 gene encoding uncharacterized protein LOC126871393 — encoded protein: MATFSVTLVKVAAQSEISAESIKDVVFLSSQLTHIFLLTVQGQFVQNANDEVTESIYDALWYNTNNKTKLLFVLALRNCLNPPTLSAAGLIILDLKSFSEIIKTSVSYFTVLKST